In the genome of Anomalospiza imberbis isolate Cuckoo-Finch-1a 21T00152 chromosome 29, ASM3175350v1, whole genome shotgun sequence, one region contains:
- the CLK2 gene encoding dual specificity protein kinase CLK2 isoform X1, whose translation MPHSRRYRSSERSSRGSYHERYRSRKHKRRRTRSRSSSSERDRRHRREDSYHVRSRSYDDHSADRRAYDRRYCDSYRRNDYSRERGDAYYEPEYRHSYEYRRSRDREGSYRSCKSSRRKHRRRRRRSRSFSRSSSRSRQSSRRAKSVEDDDEGHLIYRVGDWLQERYEIISTLGEGTFGRVVQCMDHRRGGARVALKIIKNVEKYKEAARLEINVLEKINEKDPENTNLCVRMFDWFDYHGHMCISFELLGLSTFDFLKDNNYLPYPIHQVRHMAFQVCQAVKFLHDNKLTHTDLKPENILFVNSDYELSYNLEKKRDERSVKSTAIRVVDFGSATFDHEHHSTIVSTRHYRAPEVILELGWSQPCDVWSIGCIIFEYYVGFTLFQTHDNREHLAMMERILGPIPSRMVRKTRKQKYFYHGRLDWDENTSAGRYVRENCKPLRRYLTSEAEDHHRLFDLIESMLEYEPSKRVTLAEALKHPFFDMLGMEPSTKMWDSSRDISR comes from the exons aTGCCGCACTCCCGAAGGTACCGCTCGTCGGAGCGCAGCAGCCGCGGCAGTTACCACGAGCGCTACCGGAGCCGCAAGCACAAGCGGCGGCGGACGCGCTCCCGCTCCAGCAGCAGCGAGCGGGACCGGCGGCACCGGCGGGAGGACAGCTACCACGTCCGATCCCGGAG ctaCGACGACCACTCTGCAGACCGAAGGGCCTACGACCGGCGTTACTGTGACAGCTACCGGCGCAACGACTACAGCCGCGAGCGGGGCGATGCCTACTACGAGCCCGAGTACCGACATTCCTACGAGTACCGGCGCTCCCGGGACCGCGAGGGCAGCTACCGGAGCTGCAAAAGCAGCCGGCGTAAGCACAGGCGGAGGCGGCGCCGCAGCCGGTCCTTTAGCCGCTCCTCATCG CGGAGTCGACAGAGCAGCAGAAGGGCCAAGAGTGTGGAGGACGACGACGAGGGGCATCTGATCTATCGCGTCGGCGACTGGCTACAAGAAAGAT ATGAGATTATCAGCACCCTGGGGGAAGGCACGTTCGGCAGAGTGGTGCAGTGCATGGATCACCGAAG GGGTGGTGCACGTGTTGCTCTGAAAATCATTAAAAACGTAGAGAAATACAAAGAGGCTGCTCGACTGGAAATCAACGTGCTGGAGAAAATCAACGAGAAGGATCCTGAGAACACAAA TCTCTGTGTCAGGATGTTTGACTGGTTTGACTACCACGGCCACATGTGCATCTCCTTCgagctgctggggctcagcaccTTTGATTTCCTGAAGGATAACAACTACCTGCCTTACCCCATCCACCAAGTACGGCACATGGCCTTCCAGGTGTGCCAGGCTGTGAAGT TTCTGCACGACAATAAACTCACCCACACTGACCTCAAGCCAGAGAACATCCTCTTCGTGAACTCTGACTACGAGCTCTCCTACAACCTGGAAAAG AAGCGGGATGAGAGGAGTGTGAAGAGCACGGCCATCAGGGTGGTGGACTTTGGCAGTGCCACGTTTGACCACGAGCATCACAGCACCATCGTCTCCACCAGGCACTACCGGGCCCCTGAAGTCATCCTGG AGCTTGGCTGGAGCCAGCCCTGTGATGTGTGGAGTATTGGCTGCATCATCTTTGAGTATTATGTGGGTTTCACCCTTTTCCAG ACACATGACAACCGGGAGCACCTGGCCATGATGGAGAGGATCTTGGGGCCAATTCCTTCTCGGATGGTCCGGAAGACAAG gaaacagaaatatttctacCACGGCCGCCTGGACTGGGACGAGAACACCTCAGCTGGACGCTATGTTCGGGAGAACTGCAAACCTCTGCGG CGATACCTGACCTCAGAGGCCGAGGACCATCACCGCCTGTTCGACCTCATCGAGAGCATGCTGGAGTACGAGCCCTCCAAGCGCGTCACCCTGGCCGAGGCCCTCAAGCACCCCTTCTTTGACATGCTAGGCATGGAGCCCAGCACAAAAATGTGGGACTCGAGCCGGGACATCAGCCGGTGA
- the CLK2 gene encoding dual specificity protein kinase CLK2 isoform X3, translating to MDHRRGGARVALKIIKNVEKYKEAARLEINVLEKINEKDPENTNLCVRMFDWFDYHGHMCISFELLGLSTFDFLKDNNYLPYPIHQVRHMAFQVCQAVKFLHDNKLTHTDLKPENILFVNSDYELSYNLEKKRDERSVKSTAIRVVDFGSATFDHEHHSTIVSTRHYRAPEVILELGWSQPCDVWSIGCIIFEYYVGFTLFQTHDNREHLAMMERILGPIPSRMVRKTRKQKYFYHGRLDWDENTSAGRYVRENCKPLRRYLTSEAEDHHRLFDLIESMLEYEPSKRVTLAEALKHPFFDMLGMEPSTKMWDSSRDISR from the exons ATGGATCACCGAAG GGGTGGTGCACGTGTTGCTCTGAAAATCATTAAAAACGTAGAGAAATACAAAGAGGCTGCTCGACTGGAAATCAACGTGCTGGAGAAAATCAACGAGAAGGATCCTGAGAACACAAA TCTCTGTGTCAGGATGTTTGACTGGTTTGACTACCACGGCCACATGTGCATCTCCTTCgagctgctggggctcagcaccTTTGATTTCCTGAAGGATAACAACTACCTGCCTTACCCCATCCACCAAGTACGGCACATGGCCTTCCAGGTGTGCCAGGCTGTGAAGT TTCTGCACGACAATAAACTCACCCACACTGACCTCAAGCCAGAGAACATCCTCTTCGTGAACTCTGACTACGAGCTCTCCTACAACCTGGAAAAG AAGCGGGATGAGAGGAGTGTGAAGAGCACGGCCATCAGGGTGGTGGACTTTGGCAGTGCCACGTTTGACCACGAGCATCACAGCACCATCGTCTCCACCAGGCACTACCGGGCCCCTGAAGTCATCCTGG AGCTTGGCTGGAGCCAGCCCTGTGATGTGTGGAGTATTGGCTGCATCATCTTTGAGTATTATGTGGGTTTCACCCTTTTCCAG ACACATGACAACCGGGAGCACCTGGCCATGATGGAGAGGATCTTGGGGCCAATTCCTTCTCGGATGGTCCGGAAGACAAG gaaacagaaatatttctacCACGGCCGCCTGGACTGGGACGAGAACACCTCAGCTGGACGCTATGTTCGGGAGAACTGCAAACCTCTGCGG CGATACCTGACCTCAGAGGCCGAGGACCATCACCGCCTGTTCGACCTCATCGAGAGCATGCTGGAGTACGAGCCCTCCAAGCGCGTCACCCTGGCCGAGGCCCTCAAGCACCCCTTCTTTGACATGCTAGGCATGGAGCCCAGCACAAAAATGTGGGACTCGAGCCGGGACATCAGCCGGTGA
- the CLK2 gene encoding dual specificity protein kinase CLK2 isoform X2 codes for MPHSRRYRSSERSSRGSYHERYRSRKHKRRRTRSRSSSSERDRRHRREDSYHVRSRSYDDHSADRRAYDRRYCDSYRRNDYSRERGDAYYEPEYRHSYEYRRSRDREGSYRSCKSSRRKHRRRRRRSRSFSRSSSQRSRQSSRRAKSVEDDDEGHLIYRVGDWLQERYEIISTLGEGTFGRVVQCMDHRRGGARVALKIIKNVEKYKEAARLEINVLEKINEKDPENTNLCVRMFDWFDYHGHMCISFELLGLSTFDFLKDNNYLPYPIHQVRHMAFQVCQAVKFLHDNKLTHTDLKPENILFVNSDYELSYNLEKKRDERSVKSTAIRVVDFGSATFDHEHHSTIVSTRHYRAPEVILELGWSQPCDVWSIGCIIFEYYVGFTLFQTHDNREHLAMMERILGPIPSRMVRKTRKQKYFYHGRLDWDENTSAGRYVRENCKPLRRYLTSEAEDHHRLFDLIESMLEYEPSKRVTLAEALKHPFFDMLGMEPSTKMWDSSRDISR; via the exons aTGCCGCACTCCCGAAGGTACCGCTCGTCGGAGCGCAGCAGCCGCGGCAGTTACCACGAGCGCTACCGGAGCCGCAAGCACAAGCGGCGGCGGACGCGCTCCCGCTCCAGCAGCAGCGAGCGGGACCGGCGGCACCGGCGGGAGGACAGCTACCACGTCCGATCCCGGAG ctaCGACGACCACTCTGCAGACCGAAGGGCCTACGACCGGCGTTACTGTGACAGCTACCGGCGCAACGACTACAGCCGCGAGCGGGGCGATGCCTACTACGAGCCCGAGTACCGACATTCCTACGAGTACCGGCGCTCCCGGGACCGCGAGGGCAGCTACCGGAGCTGCAAAAGCAGCCGGCGTAAGCACAGGCGGAGGCGGCGCCGCAGCCGGTCCTTTAGCCGCTCCTCATCG CAGCGGAGTCGACAGAGCAGCAGAAGGGCCAAGAGTGTGGAGGACGACGACGAGGGGCATCTGATCTATCGCGTCGGCGACTGGCTACAAGAAAGAT ATGAGATTATCAGCACCCTGGGGGAAGGCACGTTCGGCAGAGTGGTGCAGTGCATGGATCACCGAAG GGGTGGTGCACGTGTTGCTCTGAAAATCATTAAAAACGTAGAGAAATACAAAGAGGCTGCTCGACTGGAAATCAACGTGCTGGAGAAAATCAACGAGAAGGATCCTGAGAACACAAA TCTCTGTGTCAGGATGTTTGACTGGTTTGACTACCACGGCCACATGTGCATCTCCTTCgagctgctggggctcagcaccTTTGATTTCCTGAAGGATAACAACTACCTGCCTTACCCCATCCACCAAGTACGGCACATGGCCTTCCAGGTGTGCCAGGCTGTGAAGT TTCTGCACGACAATAAACTCACCCACACTGACCTCAAGCCAGAGAACATCCTCTTCGTGAACTCTGACTACGAGCTCTCCTACAACCTGGAAAAG AAGCGGGATGAGAGGAGTGTGAAGAGCACGGCCATCAGGGTGGTGGACTTTGGCAGTGCCACGTTTGACCACGAGCATCACAGCACCATCGTCTCCACCAGGCACTACCGGGCCCCTGAAGTCATCCTGG AGCTTGGCTGGAGCCAGCCCTGTGATGTGTGGAGTATTGGCTGCATCATCTTTGAGTATTATGTGGGTTTCACCCTTTTCCAG ACACATGACAACCGGGAGCACCTGGCCATGATGGAGAGGATCTTGGGGCCAATTCCTTCTCGGATGGTCCGGAAGACAAG gaaacagaaatatttctacCACGGCCGCCTGGACTGGGACGAGAACACCTCAGCTGGACGCTATGTTCGGGAGAACTGCAAACCTCTGCGG CGATACCTGACCTCAGAGGCCGAGGACCATCACCGCCTGTTCGACCTCATCGAGAGCATGCTGGAGTACGAGCCCTCCAAGCGCGTCACCCTGGCCGAGGCCCTCAAGCACCCCTTCTTTGACATGCTAGGCATGGAGCCCAGCACAAAAATGTGGGACTCGAGCCGGGACATCAGCCGGTGA
- the HCN3 gene encoding potassium/sodium hyperpolarization-activated cyclic nucleotide-gated channel 3 has protein sequence MEAAPRRSPEPREKPPLLDGEAAGAPAGASGAAPASPAATEQIVAEGEAAAAGTFVQRQLGAMLQPAVNKFSLRMFGSHRAVEIERQRVKSAGAWIIHPYSDFRFYWDLIMLLLMVGNLIILPVGITFFKDENTPPWIVFNVLSDTFFLADLVLNFRTGIVVEDNTEIILDPHTIKMKYLKSWFLVDFISSIPVDYIFLIVDLETQVDSDVYKTARALRIVRFTKILSLLRLLRLSRLIRYIHQWEEIFHMTYDLASAVVRIFNLIGMMLLLCHWDGCLQFLVPMLQDFPEDCWVSKNHMVNDSWGKQYSHALFKAMSHMLCIGYGQQAPEGMTDVWLTMLSMIVGATCYAMFIGHATALIQSLDSSRRQYQEKYKQVEQYMSFHKLPGDTRQRIHEYYEHRYQGKMFDEENILGELSEPLKEEIINFNCRNLVANMPLFANADPNFVTAMLTKLRFEVFQPGDFIIREGTVGKKMYFIQHGVVSILTKGNKETKLSDGSYFGEICLLTRGRRTASVRADTYCRLYSLSVDNFNEVLEEYPMMRRAFETVAMDRLDRIGKKNSILLRKRAEHSSGPLNNEMIQQIVKHDQDMAHNIQDLQQMAMGRELSGKPVIWEPLVHAPLQTAAATTNVAIALTHQHSLQAHIFLPPSSISSPLSPEATLLTKPVRRSQPSLGGSRPSSVSSPSGAQSHLQTPAAGSPSSPMVQSQAPLEGGGQRPSPGAQPPPRAAQRGEMPAGAKQPPAGPQPQLSRSRGASLSTSLLQQAAGAASPSSEQALPPGRTLHYSLSRATGSHISLLMQPQQLVKHRSIQGLPVGRLTQDVRLLSASQPSLPNKVAQQADGSSLKQGRKSAGNLARRSSPSVAGLLAKPCAGMPGQPAHPQQMPSGSLAQPGRSAAGASTPQSPGSASRQAAGPSRKGSVAFSPEVETAKPKLPSNM, from the exons atggaggcggcgccgcggcgAAGCCCCGAGCCGCGGGAGAAGCCGCCGCTGCTGGACGGGGAGGCAGCGGGGGCGCCCGCGGGGGCGTCGGGCGCGGCCCCGGCCTCGCCGGCGGCGACGGAGCAGATCGTGGCGGagggcgaggcggcggcggcgggcacGTTCGTGCAGCGGCAGCTCGGGGCGATGCTGCAGCCCGCCGTGAACAAGTTCTCGCTGCGCATGTTCGGCAGCCACCGGGCCGTGGAGATCGAGCGGCAACGGGTGAAGTCGGCGGGCGCCTGGATTATCCATCCCTACAGCGACTTCAG GTTTTACTGGGACCTCATCATGCTGCTCCTGATGGTGGGGAATTTGATCATCCTGCCTGTGGGCATCACCTTCTTCAAGGATGAGAACACCCCTCCCTGGATCGTTTTCAACGTGCTTTCGGACACTTTCTTCTTGGCTGACCTGGTGCTGAACTTCCGGACAGGCATCGTGGTGGAGGACAACACGGAGATCATCCTTGACCCTCACACCATCAAAATGAAGTACTTGAAGAGCTGGTTCCTGGTCGACTTCATCTCCTCCATCCCTGTTGACTACATTTTCCTCATTGTTGACCTGGAGACCCAGGTGGATTCTGATGTCTACAAGACAGCCCGGGCCTTGCGCATCGTGCGCTTCACCAAGATCCTCAGCCTGCTGCGCCTGCTGCGCCTCTCGCGCCTCATCCGCTACATCCACCAGTGGGAGGAG ATCTTCCACATGACGTATGACCTGGCCAGCGCCGTGGTGAGGATCTTCAACCTCATCGGgatgatgctgctgctgtgccactgGGATGGCTGCCTCCAGTTCCTGGTGCCCATGCTGCAGGACTTCCCTGAGGACTGCTGGGTCTCCAAGAACCACATGGTG AACGACTCGTGGGGCAAGCAGTACTCGCACGCCCTGTTCAAGGCCATGAGCCACATGCTCTGCATCGGCTACGGGCAGCAGGCGCCCGAGGGCATGACCGACGTGTGGCTCACCATGCTCAGCATGATCGTGGGGGCCACCTGCTACGCCATGTTCATCGGCCACGCCACCGCCCTCATCCAGTCGCTGGACTCGTCCCGGCGCCAGTACCAGGAGAAG TACAAGCAAGTGGAGCAGTACATGTCATTCCACAAGCTGCCTGGGGACACGCGCCAGCGGATCCACGAGTACTATGAGCACCGCTACCAGGGCAAGATGTTTGACGAGGAGAACATCCTGGGGGAGCTCAGTGAGCCGCTCAAAGAG GAAATCATCAACTTCAACTGTCGCAACCTGGTGGCCAACATGCCCCTGTTTGCCAACGCGGACCCCAACTTTGTGACGGCCATGCTGACCAAGCTGCGCTTCGAGGTCTTCCAGCCTGGGGACTTCATCATCCGTGAGGGCACCGTGGGCAAAAAGATGTACTTCATCCAGCACGGCGTGGTCAGCATCCTCACCAAGGGCAACAAGGAGACAAAGCTGTCTGATGGCTCCTACTTTGGGg agaTCTGCCTCCTGACGCGGGGCAGGCGCACGGCCAGCGTGAGAGCCGACACCTACTGCCGCCTCTACTCCCTGTCCGTGGATAACTTCAACGAGGTGCTGGAGGAGTACCCCATGATGCGCAGGGCCTTCGAGACGGTGGCCATGGACCGGCTGGACCGCATAG GGAAGAAGAACTCCATCTTGCTCCGCAAGCGAGCCGAGCACAGCTCGGGGCCCCTGAACAACGAGATGATCCAGCAGATCGTGAAGCACGACCAGGACATGGCCCACAACATCCAGGACCTGCAGCAGATGGCGATGGGCCGGGAGCTGAGCGGCAAGCCGGTGATCTGGGAGCCGCTGGTGCACGCTCCCCTGCAGACGGCCGCCGCCACCACCAACGTGGCCATCGCGCTGAcccaccagcacagcctgcaggcTCACATCTTCCTGCCGCCCTCCTCCATCTCCAGCCCGCTCTCTCCCGAAGCCACCCTGCTCACCAAGCCGGTGCGCcgctcccagcccagcctggggggcTCCCGGCCCTCCTCCGTGAGCTCCCCCTCCGGGGCGCAGTCCCACCTGCAGACGCCGGCCGCGGGTTCGCCTTCCTCCCCCATGGTCCAGTCCCAGGCGCCGCTGGAGGGCGGGGGCCAGAGACCCAGCCCCGGGGcgcagcccccgccccgcgcggcGCAGAGGGGCGAGATGCCAGCGGGGGCCAAGCAGCCCCCGGCcggcccccagccccagctctcccgGTCCCGCGGCGCCTCGCTCTCCACCTCGCTGCTGCAGCAAGCGGCGGGCGCCGCGTCCCCCAGCTCCGAGCAGGCGCTGCCGCCGGGGAGAACGCTCCACTACAGCCTGTCCCGAGCCACCGGCTCCCACATCTCCCTCCTgatgcagccccagcagctggtGAAGCACAGGAGCATCCAGGGCCTGCCGGTGGGGCGGCTCACCCAGGATGTCCGGCTCCTCTctgcctcccagccctcccTTCCCAATAAAGTGGCCCAGCAAGCCGACGGGAGCTCCTTGAAGCAGGGCAGGAAATCTGCAGGGAACCTGGCCCGCAGGTCCTCGCCCTCGGTAGCCGGACTCCTGGCCAAGCCGTGTGCGGGGATGCCAGGCCAGCCCGCACACCCGCAGCAGATGCCTTCAGGATCGCTGGCTCAGCCCGGCCGCTCCGCCGCGGGAGCGTCCACTCCCCAGTCCCCGGGCTCCGCGTCCAGGCAGGCAGCAGGTCCCTCCCGCAAGGGCTCCGTGGCCTTCAGCCCCGAGGTGGAAACGGCGAAGCCCAAACTCCCATCCAACATGTGA
- the FDPS gene encoding farnesyl pyrophosphate synthase, with amino-acid sequence MSGGGARAAAEREEFAAFFPQIVRDLTEDMLGHAEVGDAVARLKQVLEYNAPGGKCNRGLTVVAAFRRLAGPERQEPGSLRCALAVGWCIELFQAFFLVADDIMDASLTRRGQLCWYKKEGIGLDAINDAFLLESSVYRLLRRYCGQQPYYLHLLELFLQTGYQTELGQTLDLITAPVSQVDLSRFSEQRYKAIVKYKTAFYSFYLPVAAAMYMAGIDGKEEHENAKAILLEMGEFFQIQDDFLDCYGDPALTGKVGTDIQDNKCSWLVVQCLRRATPEQRQILEENYGSKEPEKVAKVKELYNALGMEAAFREYEESSYRRLQELIGKHAQRLPREIFLDLAQKIYKRQK; translated from the exons AtgagcggcggcggggcgcgggcagCGGCCGAGCGCGAGGAGTTCGCCGCCTTCTTCCCGCAGATCGTCCGCGACCTGACGGAGGACATGCTGGGACACGCGGAGGTGGGAGACGCCGTGGCGCGGCTGAAGCAG GTGCTGGAGTACAACGCGCCGGGCGGGAAGTGCAACCGGGGGCTGACGGTGGTGGCCGCGTTCCGGCGGCTGGCGGGCCCCGAGCGGCAGGAGCCGGGGAGCCTCCGCTGCGCCCTGGCCGTGGGCTGGTGCATCGAGCTG TTCCAAGCCTTTTTCCTGGTGGCTGACGACATCATGGACGCGTCCCTGACCCGCCGGGGGCAGCTCTGCTGGTACAAGAAG gaggggatCGGGCTGGACGCCATCAATGATGCTTTTCTGCTGGAGTCGTCGGTGTACCGGCTGCTGAGGAGGTACTGTGGGCAGCAGCCCTACTACCTGCACCTGCTGGAGCTCTTCCTGCAG ACAGGCTACCAGACCGAGCTGGGGCAGACTCTGGACCTCATCACTGCTCCGGTTTCCCAGGTGGACCTGAGCAGGTTCAGCGAGCAGCG GTACAAGGCGATTGTGAAGTACAAGACAGCGTTTTACTCCTTCTACCTGCCCGTGGCTGCAGCCATGTACATG GCAGGTATTGATGGTAAGGAGGAGCACGAGAACGCCAAAGCCATCCTGCTGGAGATGGGAGAGTTCTTCCAGATCCAG GACGATTTCCTGGACTGCTATGGGGACCCAGCCCTGACAGGGAAGGTTGGCACCGACATCCAGGACAACAAGTGCAGCTGGCTGGTGGTGCAGTGTCTGCGCCGGGCCACGCCAGAGCAGAGGCAGATCCTGGAG GAGAACTACGGCTCTAAGGAGCCCGAGAAGGTGGCGAAGGTGAAGGAGCTCTACAATGCACTGGGCATGGAGGCGGCTTTCCGGGAGTACGAGGAGAGCAGCTACCGGCGGCTGCAGGAGCTGATTGGGAAGCACGCCCAGCGCCTGCCCAGGGAAATCTTCCTGGACCTGGCACAGAAGATCTACAAGCGGCAGAAGTGA